The Chitinophagaceae bacterium nucleotide sequence ATCAATGTTGTACGCAAACAAAGCCCCGGAACTTTTTCACGAACAGCAGCAATCACTTCTTCTGTTTCGGTTCGGGTGATCTGCCTTTTCATTGCCTTCAGCATATTGTCACTTGCATGCTGCAATGGCATATCTAAATAGTTACAGATATTATCACGTTCACGCATTACATCTAATACTTCCAATGGAAATTTATGCGGATAAGCATAATGCAAACGAATCCACTCCAACCCTTTTACATCAGCTAAGCGATTCATCAAATCACCCAGCATTCTTTTTGTAGAGATCCAAACCGTAGTAAGTTAATTCCTGTGCAATCAGCATCACTTCTTTCACACCCTTCTTCACTAATCCTTCTGCTTCCTTCACTAAGTCGTCCATGCTTTTACTTACATGCTGACCACGCATTAGCGGAATAGCACAAAACGCACAGGTACGGTTACAGCCTTCACTGATTTTTAAATAAGCATAGTGCGATGGTGTTGCCAGTAAACGTTCACCAACTAATTCACTTTTATAATCAGCCTCAAACTGTTTTAAAATATTTGGCAATTCCATGGTACCGTAAAATGCATCCACTTCAGGAATTTCCAGTTCCAGGTTATTTTTATACCGTTCGCTCAAACATCCTGTTACAATCACCTTATCTAATTTACCACGGCGTTTCAATTCAACCTGGTCAAGAATGGTATTGATACTTTCTTCCTTTGCCTTATCAATAAAACCACAGGTATTGATCACAACAATATTGTGATCTTTCTTTTGACTTTCATGCACCACATCAATTTCATTGGCCAGTAACTGACCGCTCAGCACTTCACTGTCAACCATGTTTTTACTGCATCCCAGTGTAATGATATTAACCTTATTTTTCTTTAATGTCTTACTCTTCATAAGTCGGCAAAGGTACATGAAACGGAGAAAAGGTTTCAACTAAACGTCACCTCGACGAAGGAGTGGTCTCATTCAATTTATGCTCTGCGAATTTTTGGAGATGTCTCGTACCTCCACATAACGAAACTAAAATGAAATCGATAAACGGCATATTGTCAGCTATTGAACCTCAGTTTGGCATCATTTTTTCAAGGCTGCTGTCAAAAGAACTCAATTATGAAGAAATTACTCATTATCGCACTTGCATTTGTTGCGTTTACACAGCAGCAGGCATCAGCACAATCAAAAGGAAGCAGTTACAAAACAGCAGTAGGTGTTAAATTTTATCCCGGTGCAGGCATCACCCTGAAACATTTTGTAAAAAGCAATGCCGCATTAGAAGGTATTGGTTATTTCTGGAGAGATGGCATGCGTATTACCGGTTTATATGAATTTCATGGTAACATTAATGGAGCTCCCGGCCTAAAATGGTATGTAGGTCCCGGTGCACACGTAGGTTTTTGGAACAACCGCTACTGGGACAGAAACTATCCAGGTTACAGAGGTAGTGCAATTGTTGGTATCGATGGCGTATTAGGTTTGGATTACAAATTCAATGCTGTGCCAATTAATATGTCGGTTGACTGGCAACCATCTTTTGAGTTTGGAGATTATGGCGGATTTAGTGGAAACTGGGGTGGTTTTGCCATTCGTTACACATTTTAAAACGGCCTTTGTAGCATAACAACTATAAGCTGTAAAGGCTACCTTCTAAAAACGAAAATCAGGTTTGGAAGCAACCCGGATACATGATTAATTTTACAAAGTATTTAAAAGGCCCCGTCTGAAAATATTTTTTGAAAAACAATTATACCCCGGTTCGCAATATCCTGAACATGAAAACCAAAGAATCCGTATTCTGCTGAAAATACAAACGAACGAAAGAGTTTTACAATTTTCAATGAAAGCTTCCCAACGGGAAGTTTTTCATTTTATACCCATTCCCAGCTCCATTTAAAAATCCTGTTCACTGTAATGTGCAGAAAGTATTTTCTTTGTACCAGATAAATATTACTGCATGCCCGACAATTACCAGATAGCAGACAGCTTTTCCTTACTGAGTAAACTCATGGATATTCATGGAGAAAACTCATTTAAAGCAAAATCATATGCTGCCGCCGCATTTAATATTGAAAAGCTGCCAGTGCAGTTAGCAGAAGTTGATCCTGCAAAAATTGCAACTTATAAAGGTGTGGGCGAAAGCACAGCAAAAAAGGTGATTGAAATTTTACAAACAGGCGAACTGAAAGCATTGACTGACCTGATTGCCAAAACTCCTCCCGGTGTAATTGAAATGCTTTCTATAAAAGGGATCGGTCCAAAGAAGATCTCCACCATCTGGAAAGAAATGGAAATAGAAAGTATTGGTGAGTTATTATATGCCTGCCAGGAAAACCGTTTACTCTTATTCAAAGGTTTTGGTGAAAAAACACAGGCCAATGTGCAGCAGTCAATTGAATTTTTTCTGCAGCATAAAGACATTCACCTGTTTGCTGATGTGGAAGCCTATGCACTGGCCATTGATAAAAATTTGAAAGATTCTTTTGCAGCAGCAAGGTTTGAATTAACCGGTGAATTCAGAAGACAGATGGAAATCATTCACCAGTTAGAATGGGTAACCACAGCTCCTGCTGCAGATGTGGAAACCCTGTTTACCAAAAACAATTTTGAACTGAAGGAAAAACAGGAATCCTCTTTCACTGTGAAAGGGCCTGAAAATATTTTACTGCAATTTCATTTTGCCACTGCAGAAAATTTTGGTTCTGTATTATTTCAAACATCAGCCAGTGAAGAATTTTTAACTGAATGGGGAACGTTTAATGCTGCAGCAACAGAAGAACTCATCTTTGAGAAAAAAGGCATCAACATTCTTCCCTCCTGCCTGCGTGAAGAATACACAACCGATCCTGTTCCTGAATTGATTCAGCCTTCGTCTGTAAAAGGAATTATTCACAGCCACAGTAACTGGAGCGATGGAGGCACAACCATTGAAGCCATGGCGAAACATGCACAGGAAAAAGGATATGAATATTTAGTGATCAGCGATCACAGCAAAAGCGCCGGTTATGCCAACGGACTTTCTGTTGAACGGATCGGTCAGCAGCACAAGTATGTTGACGAGCTGAACAACAAAATGAAAGGCTTCCGCATTTTTAAAAGTATTGAAGCGGATATTTTGGGTGATGGCTCATTAGATTATGATGACGATGTACTTGCTACTTTTGATTTAGTAATTGCATCGGTACACAGCAACTTAAAGATGAATGAAGAAAAGGCAATGATGCGTGTTATGAATGCCATTGAAAATCCATACACGACTATTCTCGGTCATATGACCGGACGTTTATTATTAAGCCGCAATGGTTATCCGCTCGATCATAAAAAGATTATTGATGCCTGTGTTGCCAACAGTGTTGTGATTGAATTGAATGCACATCCACGCCGTTTGGATATTGACTGGCGATGGATCAGTTATGCCATAAAAAAAGGCGCACTCATTTCCATTGACCCTGATGCACATGAACTGAGCGGCTATGAAGATATCCGTTACGGTGTGCTGGCTGCACAAAAAGGAAGACTCACTGCCGCACAAAACCTGAGCAGTTTTTCTTTAAATGAATTTGAAGATTATTTAATGGAAGTGAGGAGGGAGAAAGGGATTTGAGTTGGGCATTGACGCAACCCGACAATACAAAAAACGCATATTGCAACAGATGAAAATCAAATAGTTAGAAATTTCATTTCTTGGAAGAGTTGCGTATATTACAGTGTTGGGCGTAATTAACGACGTACCAAACAATTAAATTCTTTGACGATCTGGGGGCATAAAGCATTAATTTACAGAAAATTTTAAAAGCAAGTCAGGATTATAAGAAATGGAAAACTTAGAAGAATTTTACGAAAAAATCAGAAAACGTTATGGTGAAGTTGACCCCGAAGCCCTAATAGCAGTTCTTTCTCCAATCGTCATCCCTATCAAGGATCTTGACAAAACAATTTTCAAAGCGGCTGGACAAACTCATTGGAGGGCAACATTCAGAATCGATATTGCAGATGAATGGAGCCAAATGATGCAAAGAGGTATGACTGGGAAGTTTGTTTCTAGAGAATATGTTGAAGAGAATGGAGTGTGGAGAGAGATATGTAAGGGTAGAATAATAGATGCAAATTTTGAAACGAATGTAGCAGTAGGCGAAATTTATGTAGGTAAACAAAAAACGCATCTTATAGAAGCTATTAATGAACTTGACGAGAATGATTACCTTGAAATTGATCAATTCGGTGCATCTGCAAAAATATTAAGCTCCCTAGCAGAATATTATTTAGCAAAACATGCTGAAGATAGAGGTTACAAGGTTAGGAGAATGCCTGAAGATACAGCAAGGCATTTAGGTACTTATTATAATTATGATTTTGAGTTTGAGAAAAATTCAGTAACTAAAAAAATTGAAGCGAAATCAATCTGGGGCACCAATACCGATTATGCTCGATTGATTCACAGTACAACATCAAAACCAAGTGGGCCTGCAGCGAATTGGACAGCAGAACAAAAGAAGACGTATTATCCTACTAGTAGTTGTAAATTTTCTACACAAGATATTTTTGCAGTTAATCTTTTTTTACGAACCGGAAAAATAACTGATTTTGCCTTTGCAAAATCTATTTCCATCGCTGATGCACCAAACGGGCTTCCTTTTGTTGCTGAATACCCGGAACATGTAAACCAAAACCCAATATGTAAAGTTGATAACATTACATGGTTTTCTACGATAGATGAAGTTTGGGATTAACCAAGGTCATTTTGAAGAATCCAAGTATTCGATAATTTACGCACCTTATCTTTATATTTATTCTCCTGAGTATAGAATTTAGTTTTTAGGTCTTCGACTTCTTTTGCTTCTTTATTTAGTTCAATTAAATCTTTTCTTTTTATAGGAAGTAATATATCTAAAAAACAGTTCTCATCAACAGCGGGATATGCAATGCCGATATTGTTTCGCATTAATTGCTTTGTAACAAAATCACTTTTTAGGAGTTCAACTAATAAACTGCCGTGGTGTACTGCACCCGGTTGTACAAATAGCTTTATCTCCGATGATCACTTATCACCCTTTTGTTCGGGACGTACGGTAGAAGCTAATACATCATTAAGTTTAACTTGTTTCCTTGCTCTACTTGGAGCATCGATAGCTGTAATTAGCTTAGAATTTGCTATACCCGTAGTCTGTATATCAGATATCTCAATATACCTAAACTCCTTATATATTCTCCTGGGATCAATTCTATCATTTATTAAACTAGCTACTTCGGAAATTTTTATATACTCTTTACTGCTTTCTACTATTTTAGTAAATTCTTGTTCACTCAGTGAAGCATGATAATTAGCATCCCAGCGATGAAAACTATCATCAAAATTTATTCTCCGGCCATATTTAAGATTTCCATTGAGGCTTTGGATTTCATTTAAAATAGAGTCTAAATCTGAAGGTTCGGTTGAAACTTTTACTTTATTGCTTCCTTTAGTAAGTACTTTAAATCCTATATTCTTGCAAATGCCAAAATATGTCTGACTTGATTGATGATTATCTTTCCAAAGCAAATTGCTGAAGTTTTTTGTAGATGTTCCTGCGGCCTAAATGTTTCTGAAGGAAATGATATTACTGCCCTTAATTCAATATGCGGATGTATCCCATTTCTGAGATCTTGAAACAACCCTCTATTTGTCAAAATGCTATCTGGTACTACGGAAACACAATATCCTCCTTTGGCTAACCAATCAACATATCTTTCAATAAACAATATTTCTGAATCAATTTTTCGAGGAATTTTAGTAGACCATTTTCTGAAAATATTATAGCTTAATAAAGCATTACCACTAAACTCTGCACCAAAAGGAGGGTTTGTAAGTATTACTCGAACTTTATTTTCAAACTTATCAACTAGAATTTCTTTATTGTTGCTTATGTCTAAAGAATTGAGAGAATAAATATTTTCACACGGAATACCTAATGAACAAAAACTATAAATTGTTAACCTCAACATTCTATTGCTTTTATCAAAGCCACAAAGAACATGATTACCCATATTCTCAATCCATAAAATTGTTCCATCATAGCCAGATTTTCAATAACTTTTGGCAACAATTGATGGATAATTTCAACAAGAAATGAACCTGCTCCACATGATGGATCGAGAATGTACCCGAAGGACTTGCATTTAATTGGATCAGTTAATTCCTCAAGCTCAGATTTTGTTAGATTTTGTATGGCGAGCTTAACCATGAATCGAGTCTTTCTATTGGTGTCAAATATTGACCCATTTCCTTTCATCTGCAAATGAATTAGCTAAAAACCTCCCGAATATTTCATTAAACAAATCTAACCTTCTTAAAGTTGATATTTTATCCCAATCAATCTTATTAAACTCTTGACAAATTTCAATTATTAATGAATTCTGATCCTGGTAATTGATAATTTATAATCACCATTTAGTAAATGCAAATTTGCATACTTACCTAAAATGAATAATAGAGATTCATTTACATAATTAATGAAAGCTTGTGTGTCAATAGCTTTATTTTTAATTTCTTTGAATTCATGCAACCCTTTTTATTTTGCTTTAGAAGTGAGATTTGTGCCAATAGTAATTTGGTCAAATCCTCCAAGCTTCATTTCTTGTTGAATTTTCCCCACCTATAAAACTTTCCTTAATCCCATTAACAAACTATGGGGTCTCCTTTAAATGCTCGAATAGTTTGTTTTCTTGGGTTTCACATCTTCTGCTAACCATCTTTGGACAGTACGTGGACTCACCTTATATGTTTCTGAAATATCTTGGACTGTAATAAGATTGTCCTCAATAGCTTTGTATAGTTTTTTAATCATAATTGACACATTTGTACACGGGGTGTAAAACACGAATGTAAATACTATTTCTTAAATGACCAACTACGCCCAACAAAAGTATTTGCAAAAGCAGGGCTGGACAATGTAACATCAGCTATGTGCAAGCATCAGCAGCAGTTCGGGCTCGACGTTCAATTTTCGAGCATTAGTTCTTAACTTAAACAACATATTTTCAATTGGGCATTTGTACCGGGCTGGACAATCACTGAATCCCCTGCCTTCGCAAATACTCGGACGTTGGCAGCAAGGCTAAAGCGACACCTTAACTAATGTAGATATGGCACTTTTTACAAGGGAATTATTCTCAAAAATCTCAAACACTCGTCTTGGAATAGTAAAATGGGAATTGTAGGCATCTGTATTCATAGATTAAAAAAGACAGAATG carries:
- a CDS encoding DNA polymerase/3'-5' exonuclease PolX → MPDNYQIADSFSLLSKLMDIHGENSFKAKSYAAAAFNIEKLPVQLAEVDPAKIATYKGVGESTAKKVIEILQTGELKALTDLIAKTPPGVIEMLSIKGIGPKKISTIWKEMEIESIGELLYACQENRLLLFKGFGEKTQANVQQSIEFFLQHKDIHLFADVEAYALAIDKNLKDSFAAARFELTGEFRRQMEIIHQLEWVTTAPAADVETLFTKNNFELKEKQESSFTVKGPENILLQFHFATAENFGSVLFQTSASEEFLTEWGTFNAAATEELIFEKKGINILPSCLREEYTTDPVPELIQPSSVKGIIHSHSNWSDGGTTIEAMAKHAQEKGYEYLVISDHSKSAGYANGLSVERIGQQHKYVDELNNKMKGFRIFKSIEADILGDGSLDYDDDVLATFDLVIASVHSNLKMNEEKAMMRVMNAIENPYTTILGHMTGRLLLSRNGYPLDHKKIIDACVANSVVIELNAHPRRLDIDWRWISYAIKKGALISIDPDAHELSGYEDIRYGVLAAQKGRLTAAQNLSSFSLNEFEDYLMEVRREKGI
- a CDS encoding SAM-dependent DNA methyltransferase — protein: MLRLTIYSFCSLGIPCENIYSLNSLDISNNKEILVDKFENKVRVILTNPPFGAEFSGNALLSYNIFRKWSTKIPRKIDSEILFIERYVDWLAKGGYCVSVVPDSILTNRGLFQDLRNGIHPHIELRAVISFPSETFRPQEHLQKTSAICFGKIIINQVRHILAFARI
- a CDS encoding helix-turn-helix domain-containing protein, encoding MIKKLYKAIEDNLITVQDISETYKVSPRTVQRWLAEDVKPKKTNYSSI